From Carya illinoinensis cultivar Pawnee chromosome 5, C.illinoinensisPawnee_v1, whole genome shotgun sequence, one genomic window encodes:
- the LOC122308759 gene encoding 2-hydroxyisoflavanone dehydratase-like — MASSDEEITHNFRFFHEYKDGRVVIHRPPAEKVPPSDDPVTGVRSKDAVISSEPAVSVRIFIPKSTESTQKLPLLFYIHGGGFCMQSAFSAQYHAFLNTFVAKANVIAVSVEYGLFPTRPIPACYEDSWAALQWVASHSNRNGPEPWLNDHADFQRVFIGGDSAGGNISHTQAVRVGSIGLPGVKVVGVVLVHPYFGGTDDDRMWLHMCPTNGGLEDRRLKPAAGDLARLGCERVLIFVAEKDHLMDVGKRYYEELKKSGWGGSVEIVENLGEEHCFHLFNLKYDKAVAVIDKFVSFVKQDH; from the coding sequence ATGGCCTCCAGTGACGAGGAAATCACCCACAATTTCCGTTTCTTCCATGAATACAAAGACGGCCGCGTTGTGATACACCGCCCACCAGCTGAAAAAGTCCCACCCTCCGATGACCCAGTCACCGGGGTCCGATCAAAGGACGCGGTAATTTCATCCGAACCTGCGGTCTCCGTTCGTATCTTTATACCCAAATCCACCGAATCGACTCAGAAACTCCCTCTCCTATTCTACATCCATGGCGGCGGTTTCTGCATGCAATCCGCTTTTTCTGCCCAGTACCATGCTTTCCTCAACACGTTCGTCGCGAAAGCTAACGTTATTGCAGTCTCCGTCGAGTACGGGCTGTTCCCAACCCGACCGATACCCGCCTGTTACGAGGACTCCTGGGCTGCGCTCCAGTGGGTGGCATCCCACAGCAATAGAAACGGACCAGAGCCGTGGTTGAACGACCATGCAGATTTCCAACGAGTTTTCATTGGGGGAGATAGCGCCGGAGGGAACATATCGCACACTCAAGCAGTCCGAGTCGGGTCGATCGGGCTGCCCGGAGTAAAGGTGGTTGGTGTGGTGCTTGTTCACCCATATTTCGGAGGTACGGACGATGACAGAATGTGGCTACACATGTGTCCGACGAATGGCGGGTTGGAGGATCGAAGGCTGAAACCGGCGGCAGGGGATCTAGCCAGGCTTGGGTGTGAGAGGGTGTTGATTTTTGTGGCAGAGAAGGACCATTTGATGGATGTGGGTAAGCGCTACTACGAGGAACTGAAGAAAAGTGGGTGGGGAGGCAGTGTGGAGATTGTGGAGAATTTAGGGGAGGAGCACTGCTTCCATCTGTTCAACCTCAAATATGACAAGGCAGTGGCTGTGATTGATAAATTTGTTTCCTTTGTTAAACAGGATCACTAA
- the LOC122310016 gene encoding uncharacterized protein LOC122310016: protein MDILRKVFMEEEVDLVSRIPISVSNAQDKLIWRCTKDGRFSVRSAYYLAGEMAAEQKGQSSQLRQKCDLWTRLWKLKVPSATHVWGYNQNCLQKLKVVDVPFKELVTELFDGLDEHSITVFAETAYMLWRRRNSYVFESKFLDPNALVKAANQKVIDFMEANKKIGEVRVAANQVQSYWCAPPDQFHKANLDASMDRAKCRIGIGVIIRDWKGKAMATLRCQRALFPDPVIAEALGALKAISLCQQLYINRVILEVDAKTVVDDINCGIEKWNSGGMIIQDIRHKLRLMEQWSVQYIQRSINVIAHLLAKDALKLSEESIVLEGIPSCIQASML, encoded by the exons ATGGATATTCTAAGGAAGGTCTTCATGGAAGAGGAAGTGGATTTGGTGAGTAGAATTCCTATTAGTGTGAGTAATGCTCAAGACAAGCTGATATGGAGGTGTACAAAAGATGGTAGATTCTCAGTTAGGAGTGCATATTATTTGGCAGGGGAAATGGCAGCTGAACAAAAAGGGCAGTCTTCTCAACTTAGGCAGAAGTGTGACTTATGGACTAGACTATGGAAGCTAAAGGTACCAAGTGCCACAC ATGTATGGGGGTACAATCAAAACTGTTTACAAAAGTTGAAGGTGGTGGATGTTCCTTTCAAGGAGTTGGTTACAGAACTGTTTGATGGTTTAGATGAGCATAGCATTACAGTTTTTGCTGAAACTGCCTATATGTTatggagaagaagaaacagTTATGTGTTTGAAAGTAAGTTCTTGGACCCGAATGCATTAGTAAAGGCTGCCAATCAAAAAGTCATTGACTTCATGGAGGCAAATAAGAAAATAGGGGAAGTAAGGGTTGCTGCTAATCAGGTCCAGTCTTACTGGTGTGCTCCTCCTGATCAGTTTCATAAGGCCAACTTGGATGCTTCAATGGACAGGGCCAAGTGCAGAATAGGCATAGGAGTGATTATCAGAGATTGGAAGGGTAAGGCAATGGCTACACTCAGATGCCAAAGGGCTCTATTTCCAGATCCAGTTATAGCAGAGGCACTAGGGGCTCTAAAAGCAATCTCACTGTGCcaacaactatatataaatagagtAATTCTAGAGGTAGATGCTAAAACAGTGGTGGATGACATTAACTGTGGTATAGAGAAGTGGAACTCAGGAGGCATGATCATACAAGACATTAGGCACAAACTTAGGTTGATGGAGCAGTGGTCTGTGCAGTATATCCAAAGGTCCATTAATGTTATAGCTCATTTACTAGCTAAGGATGCACTTAAactctctgaggagagcattgTATTGGAGGGAATCCCTTCGTGTATCCAAGCTTCAATGCTTTAA
- the LOC122308728 gene encoding 2-hydroxyisoflavanone dehydratase-like: MDSSTNEVTHEFPTYFKVYKDGRVERFGRLGGTDRAPTGLDPKTQVQSKDVVVCSDTGVSARIFLPKLNGPDQKLPLVVHYHGGAFCIGSPCNRTFHNFLVNLASEANAVIISVDYRLAPEHLLPIAHEDSWAALQWIANHSEGQGPEPWLNEHADFGRVFLAGESAGANIAQYVAVQAGATGLAGPNIVGTLILHPYFGSKDSDDKMYKYMCPTSTGFDDPLLYPEVDPNLGRMAGGRVLVCVAEKDWLKDRGLGYCETLRQSSWAGTVELYETEGEGHAFFLLNPTSDKVEPLVKVLVDFINFGESDKHH, from the coding sequence ATGGATTCAAGCACCAACGAAGTAACCCACGAATTCCCAACCTACTTCAAAGTATACAAAGATGGCCGCGTAGAGAGGTTCGGAAGACTCGGAGGCACCGACCGTGCTCCCACCGGCCTAGACCCCAAAACCCAGGTCCAATCCAAGGACGTCGTTGTATGCTCCGACACCGGCGTATCGGCCAGGATCTTCCTCCCCAAACTCAACGGGCCAGATCAAAAGCTTCCGCTCGTCGTTCACTACCACGGCGGTGCCTTCTGCATTGGATCGCCTTGCAACCGGACCTTCCATAATTTTCTTGTAAATCTAGCCTCCGAGGCCAATGCCGTTATTATCTCCGTTGACTACAGGCTGGCCCCGGAGCATCTTCTTCCGATTGCACATGAAGACTCGTGGGCTGCGTTGCAGTGGATTGCCAACCACTCAGAGGGGCAAGGACCCGAGCCGTGGCTGAACGAGCATGCGGATTTCGGACGGGTCTTCCTGGCGGGTGAGAGCGCCGGAGCCAACATAGCCCAGTACGTGGCAGTGCAAGCCGGCGCCACCGGATTGGCTGGTCCCAACATCGTTGGGACACTCATACTGCACCCATATTTCGGAAGTAAAGACAGCGACGACAAAATGTACAAATACATGTGCCCAACGAGCACGGGTTTTGACGATCCGTTGTTGTACCCGGAGGTAGATCCGAATCTGGGACGTATGGCCGGTGGCAGGGTGTTGGTTTGTGTGGCTGAGAAGGATTGGTTAAAGGATAGAGGGTTGGGTTATTGCGAAACGTTGAGGCAGAGTAGTTGGGCTGGGACGGTGGAATTATACGAGACAGAAGGAGAGGGGCATGCCTTTTTCCTGCTGAATCCGACTAGCGACAAGGTGGAGCCCCTGGTGAAAGTTCTAGTTGATTTCATTAACTTCGGTGAATCCGACAAGCATCACTGA